The following proteins come from a genomic window of Denitromonas sp.:
- the napF gene encoding ferredoxin-type protein NapF — MDIARRGFLRGRFRQVAAQARPPWALAEAAFIAQCSRCDACVTACPTRVLRVGDGGYPTVDFSRGECTFCGDCAVACKTGAIRRDAGTPAWAMRAHLGDACVARKGVECRICGENCETGAIRFRPVLGGISRPEMNADACTGCGACVAPCPVGAIAVSNPMESQR, encoded by the coding sequence ATGGATATCGCCCGTCGCGGTTTTCTCCGCGGCCGTTTCCGCCAAGTCGCTGCACAAGCCCGCCCGCCCTGGGCGTTGGCCGAGGCCGCGTTCATCGCACAGTGTTCGCGCTGCGACGCGTGTGTGACAGCCTGCCCGACCCGGGTGCTGCGCGTAGGCGACGGGGGCTATCCGACGGTCGATTTTTCCCGCGGCGAATGTACCTTTTGCGGTGATTGCGCCGTGGCCTGCAAGACCGGCGCGATCCGGCGTGATGCAGGCACCCCGGCGTGGGCCATGCGGGCGCACCTGGGTGATGCCTGTGTGGCTCGCAAGGGGGTCGAATGCCGGATCTGTGGCGAAAACTGCGAAACCGGCGCCATTCGTTTTCGGCCAGTGTTGGGCGGCATCTCCCGGCCGGAGATGAATGCAGACGCATGTACTGGCTGTGGCGCCTGTGTGGCGCCGTGTCCTGTCGGCGCCATTGCCGTCAGCAACCCGATGGAGAGTCAAAGATGA
- a CDS encoding exonuclease domain-containing protein, protein MTLPRRLAVVDLETTGAHPVRDRITEIAIVLLEDGREVERWSSLVRPGVPIPAVIQNFTGITDAMVADAPEFAELADTVLALLGDAVFVAHNARFDYGFLKTAFAALDKPFDAAVLCTVKLSRALYPQHHRHGLDALIERHALQCSARHRAMGDAEALSQFLDRVRHAFPADTLENAVARAMKQPARPPGLPEGVLEGIPDSPGVYFFYGENDLPLYIGKSKRMRTRVMSHFAATRLSGKEADMARQVRRVEWEQTAGELGALLLEACLVKHDTPLHNRQLRKNDEVFGLRLLPSNKRKATVLERVPLTEGDPRGWADVHGAFRTRKEADNLLRELAYLYQLCPRRLGLDSGRSGACMAHQMKRCAGVCAGKETPAEHDARLAGALAGKGLKPWPWSGPVLVSEYDPATGRTAVHLLDAWCYLATEDTAEAARARCDTATYAFDLDIYRLLLRWFDAPAHRQAVCLAAD, encoded by the coding sequence TTGACGCTGCCGCGCCGACTCGCGGTGGTGGATCTGGAGACGACCGGGGCCCACCCGGTACGTGACCGGATCACCGAGATCGCCATCGTCCTTCTTGAGGACGGGCGGGAGGTCGAGCGCTGGAGTTCGCTGGTCAGGCCCGGGGTGCCCATCCCGGCCGTGATCCAGAATTTCACCGGCATTACCGACGCCATGGTGGCCGATGCGCCCGAGTTCGCCGAGCTCGCCGACACCGTGCTGGCCTTGCTCGGCGATGCCGTGTTCGTGGCGCACAACGCACGCTTCGACTACGGTTTTCTCAAGACCGCCTTTGCCGCGCTGGACAAGCCTTTTGACGCCGCGGTGCTATGCACCGTCAAGCTCTCCCGCGCGCTCTATCCCCAGCACCATCGCCATGGCCTCGATGCCCTCATCGAGCGCCATGCGCTGCAGTGCTCGGCCCGCCACCGCGCCATGGGTGACGCCGAAGCGCTGAGCCAGTTCCTCGACCGGGTGCGCCATGCCTTCCCCGCCGATACGCTGGAGAATGCCGTTGCGCGCGCCATGAAGCAGCCGGCGCGCCCGCCAGGCTTGCCCGAGGGCGTGCTGGAGGGCATTCCGGATAGCCCCGGGGTGTATTTCTTCTACGGCGAAAACGATCTGCCGCTCTACATTGGCAAGAGCAAGCGGATGCGCACCCGCGTGATGTCGCATTTTGCGGCCACCCGCCTCAGCGGCAAGGAGGCCGACATGGCGCGCCAGGTGCGGCGTGTCGAGTGGGAGCAGACCGCCGGCGAGCTTGGTGCGCTCCTGCTGGAAGCCTGTCTGGTCAAGCACGACACACCGCTGCACAACCGGCAGTTGCGCAAGAACGACGAGGTCTTCGGCCTGCGCCTGCTGCCAAGCAACAAGCGCAAAGCCACGGTGCTCGAGCGTGTGCCGCTGACCGAGGGCGATCCACGCGGCTGGGCGGACGTGCATGGCGCCTTCCGCACACGCAAGGAGGCCGACAACCTGCTGCGCGAGCTGGCCTATCTCTACCAGCTGTGTCCGCGACGGCTCGGGCTCGACAGCGGTCGTAGCGGCGCCTGCATGGCACACCAGATGAAGCGCTGTGCCGGCGTGTGTGCGGGCAAGGAAACCCCCGCCGAGCACGATGCGCGCCTGGCCGGCGCGCTGGCTGGCAAGGGACTCAAGCCCTGGCCGTGGTCGGGGCCGGTGCTGGTCAGTGAGTACGATCCGGCGACCGGGCGCACGGCCGTCCACCTGCTCGACGCGTGGTGCTACCTGGCCACCGAAGACACCGCCGAGGCGGCCCGCGCCCGGTGCGATACGGCAACCTACGCCTTTGACCTGGATATCTACCGGCTGCTGTTGCGCTGGTTTGATGCGCCGGCGCACCGTCAGGCCGTATGCCTCGCCGCCGACTAA
- the gmk gene encoding guanylate kinase, with amino-acid sequence MSGTLFIVTAPSGAGKTTLVKGLLERDASVHLSISYTTRTPRPGEADGREYHFVDVARFRELRDRGEFLEWAEVHGNYYATSRVWLQAQIEAGRDMLLEIDWQGAQQVRKAFPGAVGVFVLPPSTEELERRLRGRGTDSEDVIGRRLLAARGEMRHVAEFDYVIINNELPAALDDLVAVVRAARLRYANQHARHLTYFDFLEKD; translated from the coding sequence ATGTCTGGAACCCTGTTTATCGTCACCGCCCCCTCCGGTGCGGGCAAGACCACCCTGGTCAAGGGCCTGCTCGAACGGGACGCGTCGGTGCATCTGTCGATCTCCTACACCACCCGGACGCCGCGCCCCGGCGAGGCGGATGGTCGCGAATACCATTTCGTGGATGTCGCCAGATTCCGCGAACTGCGCGACCGCGGCGAGTTCCTCGAGTGGGCCGAGGTGCATGGCAATTACTACGCCACCTCGCGCGTGTGGCTGCAGGCGCAGATCGAGGCCGGGCGCGACATGCTGCTCGAAATCGACTGGCAGGGCGCGCAGCAGGTGCGCAAGGCCTTCCCCGGCGCGGTGGGCGTTTTTGTGCTACCCCCTTCGACCGAGGAGCTCGAGCGCCGCCTGCGCGGCCGGGGCACCGACAGCGAGGATGTGATCGGCCGGCGATTGCTCGCCGCGCGGGGCGAGATGCGCCATGTGGCCGAGTTCGATTACGTTATAATTAACAACGAATTGCCCGCAGCGCTGGATGATCTGGTGGCTGTTGTGCGCGCCGCCCGGCTGCGCTATGCCAACCAGCATGCGCGTCACCTGACCTATTTTGATTTCCTCGAGAAGGACTGA
- the rpoZ gene encoding DNA-directed RNA polymerase subunit omega, with amino-acid sequence MARITVEDCLKKIPNRFQLTLAATYRARQLTAGSEPQIEIDRADRDKPTVIALREIEAGKVGLEVLNRGQA; translated from the coding sequence ATGGCCCGTATTACCGTTGAAGATTGCCTCAAGAAGATCCCGAACCGCTTCCAGCTCACGCTGGCGGCGACCTACCGTGCCCGCCAGCTGACCGCCGGCAGCGAGCCGCAGATCGAGATCGACCGCGCCGACCGCGACAAGCCGACGGTGATCGCACTGCGCGAGATCGAGGCGGGCAAGGTCGGCCTCGAAGTGCTCAACCGGGGCCAGGCGTAA
- a CDS encoding PLP-dependent aminotransferase family protein: MDAELVCELIAQRLWSQPGASLLKTRLYLVLRQAILDGGIPTGIKLPPSRMLADALSLGRNTVVRAYDQLLVEGYLETRVGDGTYVVESLAVPGRRATGPAPRPAVAPDLLSLRGRRIAGMGTSSSVQHGAFMPGIPDTEHFPFATWRRLLSKYVRREQSHLLHYGVGGFGPLRAELADYLRATRLIHCEPRQVMIFNGTHQAIDLCARLLCDAGDRVWMEEPGYWGARTVLQAAGLQTEPIALDDKGIAPTEADWETPPRLVFMSPSSQYPTGIVLSLERRLELLAKAREHNAWLIEDDYDNELRYHNRPVASLFGLDGAERVIYLGTFSKVMYPGLRLAYLVVPPALADAFAAGNAEMYREGRLTEQAALAEFIAEGHFAAHLKRMRAIYRERRDTLRDILHTRLGDALTASGGDAGLHLLYYFNARAEDTALAAASVARGVVFRPLSIYYLDPARARAGMNLGYACVPLARIGPAADILCQVLEQGFSAADRSRPAGC; encoded by the coding sequence ATGGATGCGGAACTGGTATGCGAACTGATTGCCCAGCGGCTGTGGAGCCAGCCGGGCGCGTCCCTGCTCAAGACCCGGCTGTACCTGGTGTTGCGCCAGGCGATCCTGGACGGCGGCATCCCGACCGGCATCAAGCTGCCCCCCTCCCGCATGCTCGCCGATGCCTTGTCGCTGGGCCGCAATACGGTGGTGCGCGCCTACGACCAGCTGCTGGTCGAGGGCTATCTGGAGACCCGGGTGGGTGACGGCACCTACGTGGTCGAGTCGCTCGCCGTGCCCGGCCGGCGGGCGACGGGGCCTGCACCGCGGCCAGCCGTGGCCCCGGATCTGCTGTCGCTGCGGGGGCGTCGCATTGCCGGCATGGGCACCTCCAGCTCGGTGCAGCACGGCGCCTTCATGCCCGGCATCCCGGATACCGAGCACTTCCCCTTTGCCACCTGGCGCCGGCTGCTGTCCAAGTATGTGCGCCGCGAACAGTCGCACCTGCTGCACTACGGCGTGGGCGGCTTCGGCCCCCTGCGCGCGGAGCTGGCCGACTACCTGCGCGCCACCCGCCTGATCCACTGCGAACCGCGCCAGGTGATGATCTTCAATGGCACCCACCAGGCCATCGATCTGTGCGCCCGCCTGCTGTGCGATGCCGGCGACCGGGTGTGGATGGAGGAGCCCGGCTACTGGGGGGCGCGCACCGTGCTGCAGGCCGCCGGCCTGCAGACCGAGCCGATCGCGCTCGACGACAAGGGCATTGCCCCCACCGAGGCGGACTGGGAAACGCCGCCGCGGCTGGTGTTCATGTCGCCCTCCAGCCAGTATCCGACGGGCATCGTGCTGTCGCTCGAGCGCCGGCTCGAACTGCTGGCCAAGGCGCGTGAGCACAACGCCTGGCTGATCGAGGACGACTATGACAACGAGCTGCGCTACCACAACCGGCCGGTGGCCTCGCTGTTTGGTCTCGACGGTGCCGAGCGGGTGATCTACCTGGGGACCTTCAGCAAGGTGATGTACCCCGGTCTGCGCCTGGCCTATCTGGTGGTGCCGCCGGCGCTGGCCGATGCCTTCGCCGCGGGCAATGCGGAGATGTACCGCGAGGGCCGGCTGACCGAGCAGGCCGCGCTGGCCGAGTTCATTGCTGAGGGGCATTTCGCCGCCCACCTCAAGCGCATGCGCGCGATCTACCGCGAGCGCCGCGACACGCTGCGCGATATCCTGCACACCCGGCTGGGCGATGCGCTGACCGCCTCGGGCGGCGACGCGGGCCTGCATCTGCTCTACTACTTCAATGCCCGCGCCGAAGACACCGCGCTGGCCGCCGCCAGCGTGGCGCGTGGTGTGGTGTTCCGCCCGCTGTCGATCTACTACCTCGACCCCGCCCGTGCCCGCGCCGGGATGAACCTGGGCTATGCCTGCGTGCCACTGGCACGCATCGGACCGGCGGCGGATATTCTGTGCCAGGTGCTGGAGCAGGGTTTTTCCGCCGCCGACCGCAGCCGTCCGGCGGGCTGCTAG
- a CDS encoding chaperone NapD: MKIASLVVRVAPEHIRALTEALLEIPGVEVHGASPEQSRLIVTVEDGEGYSTMDSILAVNLNKMVLGVTMAYEYTDEGLELQEQEA, encoded by the coding sequence ATGAAAATCGCAAGTCTTGTGGTTCGGGTCGCCCCCGAACACATCCGGGCGCTGACCGAGGCGCTACTGGAAATCCCCGGTGTTGAGGTGCATGGCGCATCGCCTGAGCAGAGTCGCCTGATCGTGACCGTGGAAGATGGCGAGGGCTACTCGACGATGGATTCCATTCTGGCGGTCAACCTGAACAAGATGGTGCTCGGGGTGACGATGGCATATGAATATACCGATGAAGGTCTCGAATTGCAGGAACAGGAGGCGTGA
- a CDS encoding DUF3460 family protein gives MALYESEHTKFMREWMENHPKERQEQQAGRALWWDKPQDAEARARNNDAKVPSKPYYYQTD, from the coding sequence ATGGCACTGTACGAATCCGAGCACACCAAATTCATGCGCGAATGGATGGAGAACCATCCGAAAGAGCGCCAGGAACAGCAGGCCGGCCGCGCCCTGTGGTGGGACAAGCCGCAGGACGCCGAGGCCCGGGCGCGCAACAACGACGCCAAGGTACCGAGCAAGCCCTACTACTACCAGACGGACTGA
- a CDS encoding bifunctional (p)ppGpp synthetase/guanosine-3',5'-bis(diphosphate) 3'-pyrophosphohydrolase, giving the protein MDVGRPVPAPFGPPASSVPTLDFERLKAKISTYLRPEDVGRVEAAYHFSAAAHTGQYRISGEPYITHPVAVTELVAGWNLDAQALTAALLHDVMEDTSVTKAEIAERFGRVTAELVDGLSKLDKIEFRSQEEAQAENFRKMLLAMATDLRVILIKLADRLHNMRTLDYVRPAKRRRIASETLEIYAPIANRLGLNGLYRELQELSFMYKHPVRYQVLSKAIKAARGNRREVVGKVLTALEARLPQWGISAEIQGREKHLYGIYRKMIEKRLSFSQVLDIYGFRVIVPDVPSCYLTIGSLHALYKPVPGKFKDYIAIPKANGYQSLHTTLIGPYGTPVEVQVRTRAMHHVAESGVASHWLYKDDESSLSELHQKTHSWLQSLIDLQSASAEATEFLEHVKIDLFPSEVYAFTPKGRILSLQRGSTPVDFAYAVHTDIGNRCVACRVNGDLVPLRTELRNGDQVEIITAAHASPNPAWLSYVRTGKARAQIRHFLKSAQHDEAVALGERLLNQALREHGLTLGQISMFAWDRFLGDAGVRDRREMFADIGLGKRLPVIVARRVAEAQDQESGRPNVIKPKPLGAVLIRGSEGTAVQLAKCCHPIPGDDIIATIRKGQGLEVHVDDCPVVARRRGDRGRWIDVGWEPAEGRLFEAAIRVLTIDNRGVLAKVAAAIADADANILNVTMDVEQAPYTALQFVLEVESRVHLARVIRAVRVQPSVTRVSRLKGELRR; this is encoded by the coding sequence ATGGATGTCGGCCGCCCGGTTCCCGCACCCTTTGGCCCCCCTGCGTCCAGCGTTCCGACGCTGGATTTCGAGCGGCTGAAGGCAAAGATCAGTACCTATCTGCGGCCGGAGGACGTCGGCCGCGTCGAGGCGGCCTACCATTTCTCGGCGGCCGCCCACACCGGGCAGTACCGCATCAGCGGCGAGCCCTACATCACCCACCCCGTCGCCGTCACCGAGCTGGTCGCCGGCTGGAATCTCGACGCGCAGGCGCTCACTGCCGCCTTGCTGCACGACGTGATGGAGGACACCTCCGTCACCAAGGCCGAGATCGCCGAACGCTTCGGCCGGGTCACGGCCGAGCTGGTCGATGGCCTGTCCAAACTCGACAAGATCGAGTTCCGCTCGCAGGAAGAAGCGCAGGCGGAAAACTTCCGCAAGATGCTGCTGGCCATGGCCACCGATCTGCGGGTCATCCTCATCAAGCTGGCCGACCGGCTGCACAACATGCGCACGCTCGACTATGTGCGCCCGGCCAAGCGCCGGCGCATCGCCAGCGAAACCCTCGAAATCTACGCGCCGATCGCCAACCGGCTGGGCCTCAATGGCCTCTATCGCGAGCTGCAGGAACTGTCGTTCATGTACAAGCACCCCGTGCGCTACCAGGTGCTGTCCAAGGCGATCAAGGCGGCCCGCGGCAATCGGCGCGAGGTGGTGGGCAAGGTGTTGACGGCGCTCGAGGCGCGCCTGCCGCAGTGGGGCATCTCGGCCGAGATCCAGGGGCGCGAGAAGCACCTCTATGGCATCTACCGCAAGATGATCGAAAAGCGCCTGTCGTTCTCGCAGGTGCTCGACATCTACGGCTTTCGCGTCATCGTGCCCGACGTGCCCTCGTGCTACCTGACCATCGGCTCGCTGCACGCCTTGTACAAACCGGTGCCGGGCAAGTTCAAGGACTACATCGCGATCCCCAAGGCCAACGGCTACCAGTCGCTGCACACCACCCTGATCGGCCCCTACGGCACGCCGGTGGAGGTGCAGGTGCGCACCCGTGCCATGCACCATGTGGCCGAGTCGGGCGTGGCCTCGCACTGGCTGTACAAGGACGACGAATCGAGCCTGTCCGAGCTGCACCAGAAGACCCACTCCTGGCTGCAGTCGCTGATCGACCTGCAATCGGCCTCGGCCGAGGCCACCGAGTTCCTCGAGCATGTCAAGATCGACCTCTTCCCAAGCGAGGTCTACGCGTTCACGCCGAAGGGGCGGATCCTGTCGCTGCAGCGCGGCTCGACCCCGGTAGACTTCGCCTATGCGGTGCATACCGATATCGGCAATCGCTGCGTGGCCTGCCGGGTCAATGGCGATCTGGTGCCGCTGCGCACCGAACTGCGCAATGGCGACCAGGTCGAGATCATCACCGCGGCGCATGCCAGCCCCAACCCGGCCTGGCTGAGCTATGTGCGCACCGGCAAGGCACGGGCGCAGATCCGCCATTTCCTCAAGTCGGCCCAGCATGACGAGGCCGTGGCGCTGGGCGAGCGCCTGCTCAACCAGGCGCTGCGCGAGCATGGGCTGACCCTGGGCCAGATCAGCATGTTTGCCTGGGACCGCTTCCTCGGCGACGCCGGCGTGCGCGACCGGCGCGAGATGTTCGCCGATATCGGCCTGGGCAAGCGCCTGCCGGTGATCGTCGCGCGGCGGGTGGCCGAGGCGCAGGACCAGGAGTCCGGCCGGCCCAACGTGATCAAGCCCAAGCCGCTGGGCGCGGTGCTCATCCGCGGCAGCGAGGGCACGGCGGTGCAGCTGGCCAAATGCTGCCACCCGATCCCGGGCGACGACATCATCGCCACCATTCGCAAGGGCCAGGGGCTCGAAGTCCACGTGGATGACTGCCCGGTGGTGGCCCGCCGGCGCGGCGACCGTGGCCGCTGGATCGACGTCGGCTGGGAACCGGCCGAAGGCCGGCTGTTCGAGGCGGCGATCCGTGTGCTGACCATCGACAATCGCGGCGTGCTGGCCAAGGTGGCGGCGGCGATTGCCGACGCCGACGCCAACATCCTGAATGTCACCATGGATGTCGAGCAGGCGCCGTATACCGCCTTGCAGTTCGTGCTCGAAGTCGAGAGCCGGGTCCATCTGGCGCGGGTCATCCGTGCCGTGCGCGTGCAGCCCTCGGTGACCCGTGTGTCGCGCCTCAAGGGTGAGCTGCGGCGCTGA
- the napA gene encoding nitrate reductase catalytic subunit NapA translates to MTMDRRGFIKANAVAAAAATAGISLPVTAQAADATATDVRWDKAACRFCGTGCSVLVGVQKGRVVATQGDPDAPVNRGLNCIKGYFLSKIMYGEDRLTKPLLRMKNGKFDKNGEFTPISWDQAYDIMAEKWKAAIANDLKANAGKPADQITSSIAMFGSGQWTVWEGYAAAKLWKAGFRSNNIDPNARHCMASAVAGFIRTFGIDEPMGCYDDIENADAFVLWGSNMAEMHPILWSRLTDRRLTHKGSEVHVLSTFEHRSFELADNGMIFTPNTDLAILNYIANYIIQNKAVNLEFVQKHVNFKKGKDDIGFGLRPTDAREKAAKNADKAGAADPISFEEYAAFVADYTLEKTAKLSGVPAERLEKLAQLYADPSKKVVSFWTMGFNQHTRGTWANNMIYNIHLLTGKISTPGSGPFSLTGQPSACGTAREVGTFAHRLPADLVVMNPAHRATSEKIWKLPEGFLNGKIGFHAVLQSRMLKDGKISCYWTSTTNNMQAGPNINDEIYPGWRNDKAFVVVSDCYPTVSALSADLILPTAMWTEKEGAYGNAERRTQFWRQQVAPPGEAKSDLWQYIEFSKRFKVEEVWPAEMIAKMPEYKGKTLYDVLYANGQVNKYPVSDVAKANDHAWKGYMNDESKELGYYLQKGLFEEYAAFGRGHGHDLADFDAYHKARGLRWPVVDGKETLWRFREGYDPYVEKGSDIQFYGHKDKRAVVFALPYEDPPEMPDAEYDMWLCTGRVLEHWHTGTMTRRVPELHRSVPEAQVFMHPDDAARRGLQRGMNVKVSSRRGDMVAQLETRGRNKPPVGLIFVPFFDEGRLVNKLTLDATCPISKETDFKKCAVKVTKA, encoded by the coding sequence ATGACTATGGATCGACGTGGTTTCATCAAGGCCAATGCCGTTGCGGCGGCTGCGGCAACAGCGGGGATCAGCCTGCCTGTGACGGCACAGGCGGCAGACGCGACGGCAACCGACGTGCGCTGGGACAAGGCCGCCTGCCGCTTCTGCGGCACCGGCTGTTCGGTGCTGGTGGGCGTGCAGAAGGGGCGCGTGGTGGCCACCCAGGGTGACCCGGATGCACCGGTCAACCGGGGCCTGAACTGTATCAAGGGCTACTTCCTGTCCAAGATCATGTACGGCGAAGACCGCCTCACCAAGCCGCTGCTGCGCATGAAGAACGGCAAGTTCGACAAGAACGGTGAGTTCACCCCGATCTCGTGGGACCAGGCCTATGACATCATGGCCGAGAAGTGGAAGGCGGCCATTGCCAACGACCTGAAAGCCAATGCCGGCAAGCCCGCCGACCAGATCACCTCCAGCATCGCCATGTTCGGCTCCGGCCAGTGGACGGTGTGGGAGGGCTATGCCGCCGCCAAGCTGTGGAAGGCCGGCTTCCGTTCCAACAACATCGACCCGAACGCGCGCCACTGCATGGCCTCGGCCGTGGCCGGTTTCATCCGCACCTTCGGTATCGACGAGCCGATGGGTTGCTATGACGACATCGAGAACGCCGACGCCTTCGTGCTGTGGGGTTCGAACATGGCCGAGATGCACCCGATCCTGTGGTCGCGTCTGACCGACCGTCGCCTGACCCACAAGGGCAGCGAGGTGCACGTGCTGTCGACCTTCGAGCATCGTTCGTTCGAACTGGCCGACAACGGCATGATCTTCACGCCGAACACCGACCTGGCGATCCTCAACTACATCGCCAACTACATCATCCAGAACAAGGCCGTGAATCTGGAGTTCGTGCAGAAGCACGTCAACTTCAAGAAGGGCAAGGATGACATCGGCTTCGGCCTGCGTCCGACCGACGCGCGCGAAAAGGCCGCCAAGAACGCCGACAAGGCCGGCGCCGCCGACCCGATCAGCTTCGAGGAATACGCGGCCTTCGTGGCCGATTACACGCTCGAGAAGACCGCCAAGCTCTCCGGGGTGCCGGCCGAGCGCCTCGAAAAGCTCGCCCAGCTGTATGCCGACCCGAGCAAGAAAGTCGTCTCGTTCTGGACCATGGGGTTCAACCAGCACACCCGCGGGACCTGGGCGAACAACATGATCTACAACATCCACCTGCTGACCGGCAAGATCTCGACCCCGGGGTCGGGCCCGTTCTCGCTCACCGGCCAGCCGTCCGCGTGCGGCACGGCGCGCGAAGTGGGCACCTTTGCTCACCGCCTGCCGGCCGACCTGGTGGTGATGAATCCGGCGCACCGCGCCACGTCCGAAAAGATCTGGAAACTGCCCGAGGGCTTCCTCAACGGCAAGATCGGCTTCCACGCCGTGCTCCAGAGCCGCATGCTCAAGGACGGCAAGATCAGCTGCTACTGGACCTCGACCACCAACAACATGCAGGCCGGTCCGAACATCAATGATGAGATCTACCCGGGCTGGCGCAACGACAAGGCCTTCGTGGTGGTGTCCGACTGCTACCCGACCGTCTCCGCCCTGTCGGCCGACCTGATCCTGCCGACCGCCATGTGGACCGAGAAGGAAGGCGCCTACGGCAACGCCGAGCGCCGCACCCAGTTCTGGCGCCAGCAGGTGGCACCGCCGGGCGAGGCCAAGTCCGACCTGTGGCAGTACATCGAGTTCTCCAAGCGCTTCAAGGTCGAGGAAGTGTGGCCGGCCGAGATGATCGCCAAGATGCCGGAGTACAAGGGCAAGACCCTGTACGACGTGCTCTACGCCAACGGCCAGGTCAACAAGTACCCGGTCTCGGATGTTGCCAAGGCCAACGACCACGCCTGGAAAGGCTACATGAACGACGAGTCCAAGGAGCTGGGCTACTACCTGCAGAAGGGCCTGTTCGAAGAATACGCTGCCTTCGGCCGTGGTCATGGCCACGACCTGGCCGACTTCGACGCCTACCACAAGGCGCGGGGCCTGCGCTGGCCGGTGGTCGATGGCAAGGAGACGCTGTGGCGCTTCCGCGAGGGCTACGATCCGTATGTCGAGAAGGGCTCCGACATCCAGTTCTACGGCCACAAGGACAAGCGCGCCGTGGTCTTCGCGCTGCCCTACGAGGATCCCCCCGAGATGCCGGACGCCGAGTACGACATGTGGTTGTGCACCGGCCGCGTGCTGGAGCACTGGCACACTGGCACGATGACCCGCCGGGTGCCCGAGCTGCACCGTTCGGTGCCGGAGGCGCAAGTCTTCATGCACCCGGACGACGCCGCACGGCGTGGCCTGCAGCGTGGCATGAATGTGAAGGTGAGCTCGCGCCGCGGTGACATGGTGGCGCAGCTCGAGACCCGTGGCCGCAACAAGCCGCCGGTCGGCCTGATCTTCGTGCCCTTCTTCGACGAAGGTCGCCTGGTGAACAAGCTGACGCTCGACGCGACCTGCCCGATCTCGAAAGAGACCGACTTCAAGAAGTGCGCAGTCAAGGTCACCAAGGCCTGA
- a CDS encoding ABC transporter ATP-binding protein: protein MQPIADPIVTFRRVQKTYDGENLIVKDLNLDVARGEFLTLLGPSGSGKTTCLMMLAGFETPTGGEIRLDGQRIDTVPPHKRGIGMVFQNYALFPHMTVGENLRFPLAVRKLPAAEIDAKVKRALEMVQLQDFAGRYPQQLSGGQQQRIALARALVFEPKLVLMDEPLGALDKQLREHMQLEIKHIHQSLGVTFVFVTHDQSEALTMSDRIAVFDKGVIQQIDRPDALYDAPANAFVASFIGENNALDGRIEQDDGDSCGVRLADGSFLKAANGGVGRSGEAAMLSIRPERVRIVADADGANRLPAQVEELIYLGDHLRIRLRVAGSTTFTVKTPVSRLDRSPGAGQLVHVEIAPEHIRALAPMPA from the coding sequence ATGCAGCCCATCGCAGACCCGATCGTCACCTTCCGCCGCGTCCAGAAGACTTACGACGGCGAGAATCTCATCGTCAAGGATCTCAATCTTGACGTCGCCCGGGGCGAATTCCTGACCCTGCTCGGCCCGTCCGGCTCCGGCAAGACCACCTGCCTGATGATGCTCGCCGGCTTCGAGACGCCGACCGGCGGCGAGATCCGCCTCGACGGCCAGCGCATCGACACCGTACCGCCGCACAAGCGCGGCATCGGCATGGTGTTCCAGAACTACGCCCTGTTCCCGCACATGACCGTCGGCGAGAACCTGCGCTTTCCGCTGGCCGTGCGCAAGCTGCCGGCCGCCGAGATCGACGCCAAGGTCAAGCGCGCCCTGGAAATGGTGCAGTTGCAGGACTTTGCCGGCCGCTATCCGCAGCAGCTGTCGGGCGGCCAGCAGCAACGCATCGCGCTGGCCCGGGCGCTGGTCTTCGAGCCCAAGCTGGTGCTCATGGACGAGCCGCTCGGCGCGCTCGACAAGCAGCTGCGCGAGCACATGCAGCTGGAGATCAAGCACATCCACCAGAGCCTCGGCGTGACCTTCGTCTTCGTCACCCACGACCAGAGCGAGGCGCTCACCATGTCGGACCGCATCGCCGTCTTCGACAAGGGCGTCATCCAGCAGATCGACCGCCCCGACGCCCTCTACGACGCGCCGGCCAATGCCTTCGTCGCCAGTTTCATCGGCGAGAACAACGCGCTCGACGGACGCATCGAGCAAGACGATGGCGACAGCTGCGGCGTGCGCCTGGCCGACGGCAGCTTCCTCAAGGCAGCCAACGGCGGCGTCGGGCGCAGCGGCGAAGCGGCGATGCTGTCGATCCGGCCGGAGCGGGTGCGCATCGTCGCCGACGCCGACGGCGCCAACCGCCTGCCGGCGCAGGTCGAAGAGCTGATCTACCTGGGCGACCACCTGCGCATCCGCCTGCGCGTCGCCGGCAGCACCACCTTCACCGTCAAAACGCCGGTGTCGCGGCTCGACCGCAGCCCCGGTGCCGGCCAGCTGGTGCACGTCGAAATCGCCCCCGAACACATCCGAGCGCTGGCCCCGATGCCGGCCTGA